The Opisthocomus hoazin isolate bOpiHoa1 chromosome 9, bOpiHoa1.hap1, whole genome shotgun sequence genomic sequence ACATGCTGGGCTTTGCCATGAAGTCTGTCACGCAGACAGCTATGGGCAGCGGCTTTGAAGATGACCGGGAAGTCATCCGATTCCGCAGGCACCATGATGCAGTAAGTGTCACAAAGAGCCAGGAAATCTATTATATTTTGCCACACCAACAGCACACAGCTTGTGTCTGTGTCCAGTTTAGTACAAGCTACTGCTGAGACTTTAACATTAAGCTGAAGAGCTTGAGGGCTCTGCCTCAGTTGTCCCACGCTGAAACTGCCAGAAAGATCCTACTGCTGATCCTGCTGTCATTAGTCTAAGCTGTTTCTAAAGGATCTTGTGGGGATTGGGAATCCAGATCCAATGGCAGTTGAGAGGTATTTGATACCTAAGTCAGTTAAACTCTACTGGGAATGCCAGTGGAACTTCTCCTTTTCAAAGATCTTCTGAAAGCTCTGTGACAGTGTGGTTAAAGGAAAATCTGAGGAGGCCCAAGCTGTGTCCACATCTGGGGATGTTAAATCTGCTGGTGGCAGGGTGGGAAAGAAACAGTTCCATTTCTCATTCAAGATTCCCAGGCCTTTTCCCCTACACTTGTAATTGGAGTTGTTTCATTTCAACTCAATTTCAGCTGTCATAAGTGTAATTACATCTGGAATGGGACATGGTGTCCTAAAGAGGAGACCCCTTCCGTATTCACAGCAAGTCTTCATTTTATTTggtgttttcattttcctgaatAGGGAAGAATAGAAGAATCCCAGCAGTCTCAGCCTGTGGTGAGTGATGGtgctcttctctctgtcctcctttCAGATCTGGTTGGAGATTGGGAAAGGTTTCTTGGATGGGTCCCTTGACAAAAACATGACTAGGAAGAAGCTCTATGAAGATGGTAGGTTCCTCCCAAGATCACAGTCTTCCTCCCACTCTGATTAATACTTGGAGTTAGCTAGCATATGAAAGCACTTCATTTGACCAGCAGTCTTGGCTTTTCTGCAGTTGATCATTGTGCCATAAGCTACCAGATGTGTCCTACTTACTGTCATGTAAGATCATTGTTTCGGAGTTGAGTGACAAGCCTGCCATTGCGCAGGAATTTTGTAGGACTAGAACTCTAGTTCCTGGCCTAGTTCTAGGGTCTGTCCAGTCTGGAGGCTGATGGAGCATCCTGGGAAGGATCTTGTGCTTGCTGCCTTCCTCTTCTGTTCCCTGTCCACTTTTGACCTCTCTTGAAGGCAGGCAGCTGTGCTAGGTGGAGACAGATGGAGCCACTTGGTTTGGCCTGTATGGTCATTCTTATGATGCACCATTTGGTGAATGCGCTGCCAGACAGTCACTCACAGGCTAGAAGACACGAGTACAGAGGTGCTGCTTTGATGGATAACTTCCATGTGATAGCCTCTGATGGGCTCTTACAGGGTAACGTGATTTTCAGGTCCGTTACAGCAGTGCTTTTATTTCTCATATATTTCACAACacgttattttattttttgtttgtcctGTCTTTTTTGTTCTTAATAGTTAAAGCCTTTCAGTGTTGATTGATAAGATGTTAAACAAAAGTAGCTTGTATCTAGATCTAAGGATTTGCTTGTGAATCCTCCAGacccagtgtttccttttttATGTTGCTGGTTCTGTGGGTTTCAGAACCTGAGGACAACTACTGCCCTTTTAAAGTAGGTTTCTCCCTTGGGTACTCGTTCGGGACTGTTCCTGAGCTGTGGTAGGATGGTGCGTTAGGACATAATTTCATGATCTCTAGATAGAGAGGGTTGGTGTTTAAGTATTGCTAGCCTTCCTGTgcggagaggagggaggaaatgTAGTTCTAGGACAAAGGAGCTGAATTGGGCCTGGATAAATCAAGTTTTGGGTCCAACTTCTGCTCCAGGTATCCTGGATAATCTTGAGGAGGTCATTTAAGTCAGATAGCCAATGGCATCTAGGTCCCTAGCTCCCCTCAGTTCCCAGAGCAGCTACCAGGAGTTAGGCATCTGAATATCTTCAGATGTGTGGACCTTGTGCCAAAACCCTGGCACGTTTTCCTCACCTTCTTCAGCACAGAGCCACCCTCTTGCACCATGCTTGTAGGACCCCCAGCGAAAGGGAGACCGTCAGTGGCTGGAGGTGCTGTAGCGCTTTAGTAATTGTAACTCTACAAGCCATGCAACTAGTGTTATCTGGCTCAAATGTTTTTTTATGGGGGCTGATTAAATGCATTATCTGATGGTTCAATGCTAACTATTACTTGACTTGCCCTTACATGATTTCAGCTCGTAAAGTACCTATCTCGGTTATACCTGTAAGGGTGGCTTTTTATAGGCAGCCTGTCTTACTTGGTTCCTACATTTTCGACTAAATTAGAGATACCGCCTTCCAGATTGACAGTAACATGTAACAGAGGCTGCTTCTGTAAGtgagcccagcagggacagctggTCTGAAAATCTGCTTGGGGTGATGGATTTGCTTCTCTGCAGCACTCAGGATGACcaggttttaaaataaacatttctttttgcttCCAAAGCTCTGACGGAGATGGAATCCACCTTAAGGAAAGTTACAAAGGAGCGCCGAGGCAGATCATTCAACAGGCACGTCTTTATCGACACCTTGCTGCAGGGGAGCCTGAGTGACCAGCAGGTCTGTGCAGCTGCTATGTCATTACCCAGTAATGGACTTTTGCTGTTACAAGCTCATACATTGTAGCCTTTGATTAATTGAAGGTTTTGCATCTTAGGTCAGATTCCTTACTAAAGCAGCGTTTCTCATTCTTTTTCCATTCCTACAATGTTTAATTGCATTAGACTTTGGTAGCTTTCCTTGCCACTGCTTCTTTGCTATTTTTATAAACCTGAAGTATGTTAGTATTAAGCATGTCTCATGTGCCATTCCAGTGGGAGTTCTGTAGAGAGTTCAGTCTGTGTCTTCTGGATATATTTCCTGCTCCCTGCACTAAAGGGATTTCATGCACTTGAATGGAGAATGTGCCACTTCTTTCTTATCTTTATAGTCTTATGAACTGCATTCTCTGAAGTAGACTTTATTTCCTAGATTCTGGAAGATACAATGATTTTCTCCTTGGCAGGATGCATAGTCACTGCTAACTGTAAGTACAGATTGTAGGTAACTTTCCATCCTCAGACTCAGCTGTCTAAAACTGTGTGTGATGACATGAGACTTATTCTAGGCTAATAAAAAATTACATTCATCATTCTGTTTCTCCTGAGCTGCAGATGTATAGAAGCAGCTAATTTTACAGAGGATTCTTGACAGAGTTTCACAGCTAGTGAGTTGAAACTAAGCTGTGTTTGAGAACCCTTCCCAGTCTTCTGGTGAACCTTAGAATTTCTTCCCATTGCTTTTCCCTAGCACTCTAGCCCCAGCCAACCAATGCTAGATTTGATGAAAAAGCACTGAAAGATGTCAGCCACAAGCACCATGTTGTGAAATAGGTTCTGGTACATGGGAGGGAAATTAGAGCAGAGTGCTGAAATCTGACTGGCCGCTTTGAATTTCTGGGGGATAGGTGTGTTCCACGTATGGAAGACTCTCAAAGGAGCTACTTTGGGATTAGTGCAAATATTATGGAAAAACAAATaaccaaataaaaatacaaactgGAGCTGTGTAAAATCTCTTATGATAGGGGGCTGATTATCAGGCCCTGTATCTCAGGCAGTGGGGCTGGGACTCCAAAGAAAAGCTACAGGTGCTTCTGAGTGTTAAAGAACGTGGAAGGTAAATTTGGCAACTATGATAATGCTTTGCCCAGAGAATATCCTCTCCAAGTCGTCCAAGAAGACTGTCATTTTAAAGGGTTTGACTCCTCAGGGATTCCAGATAGTTCTCATGAATAGAGAGTTTGGAGTGGTAGGAACATTTCCTTGTAGCTTTAGGGAAACTGCATCCTACACACATATTTCTTATGCAAGGTTTCTTTTTCACTCTGCTGTTGAAGATATCTTGAGTACCTCACAAAACAGATGTAGGGAAGACAAGTGCTGGCCAGCCTGCTGCAGAGAGCTGTACTGTTCTTGTCACTCTCTGTCAGGAGCCCCAGCTGTCTGCGGCACCCACCTGAGATGTGCTGGGGAAGCCTCCCAAATATGTGAATTTTCTGATGCCTTGGACAAACCAGGCTTTCATTTATATGGTTGGTCTAATAACCCTGATTCCCCAGGGTTTGCTGGGCTGTGTGTTACACAGCAGTTCAGCCTCTACTCCTGCCGCTGCATACAGAATCAGTACTGCCTGCTGTGAACGGAGGTCACCCTTTACTGGGTCAAAAAGTAATGTTGCAAATACAGGAAGTAAGAAAACTGAATGCAATTTGTAAAGGATTGAGTTTTCTAGTTCCAGTCTTGATTTCTTCCCCAGTGTGTACCTGGGCTGTCTATTTCCTGACAACCTCAGAAGATGTTCAGCAAAATCTCTACAAGGAGATGGACCGCGTTCTGGGGAAGGGACCGATTACACATGAGAAAATCGAGCAGCTCAGGTGGGTCCCATGGAAGGAACTGCAGAGGAAGCTTGTTTCACGTGGTGGGGACAGGGGCTTTGTGTGCTAGAGCCTGATGCCCAGCCTGCACTGCACATGCCAAGAGAGGGCATCCAAAAGctgctctcttcttttttctggaAGTTGTCAAACCATGGGATGACTTGCAGCACAGGGACAATCTGCTGTAGGGCTCCAGACATGCGGACCAAGCGGCTCTGTTCAAGATGTCTGTAGGAAACCCTTTAGGTTCAGCGGCAGAGGAGAGCACAGAaccagtgccctggctgccaggccaAAATTTGTTTGCTTACTGTCTTGTTTGGTTTCTGTCCTAGTTTTCCAAAAGTAGAGGTGATCAGTCATTTTAATGGTTGGATTCACGTTAGACATATTTAGAGAGAAAGCATGGATTAATCTTCTTTTCAAAGGGCCACAGAACTATGATGATGACTGGTCAACAGTATGCCTTTATTTTTCATGCATCTGTTGGTGTAACTAGGTGCATTTTGTATTTGGACTAGTGTTAAGAGTTTCAGTGAGGGAGTGTTGAGTATGTGAGTTTCTTGCTGCTTCCTGTACGGGTGAGAGGTCCAGGAAAAGGGCTGCTGTGTTTATGCTTTTTAGCAGAGTTAGTTTGgtttaaaatctgaaaaagtgTGGTGAAGAGAAATTCCAATAACCTTCTCTAAAAGCTGATAGTGAGGTTTAATGCAAAGATGCTGGGACTCCTtgccagaaagaaaatgaagtgcctCAGTGTGGCTGAAGACAGCTCCAGGAGCAAACTGGACCCTGAATGCAGGAGGCGAGTTACCTCTCCTTGCTGCCACAAGGACATGGACAAGCCCCTCTCTGGGAGGGTTAAACTAACCAAGTTGTACTGGTTGCAGATACTGTCGGCAAGTCCTGTGTGAGACCGTGCGAACAGCAAAGCTTACTCCCATTGCTgcacagctgcaggagctggagggcAGAGTTGATCAGCATACTGTCCCCAAAGAGGTAGGGCTGTACGGGGAGCACTGGGCCactcttctttcctgaaagagagttttctgttttctcttcttcctgtgaACGGTTGAGGCAGGAAGACCGTTTCTTCTGACACTGTTGGACATGAACAGCTGCTGTGTCA encodes the following:
- the CYP20A1 gene encoding cytochrome P450 20A1 isoform X3, with the protein product MLKSLLRYQSSLNGDTGGSHMRRKLYENGVTKSLQSNFALIQKLSEELLAKWLSLPEAQHVPLCQHMLGFAMKSVTQTAMGSGFEDDREVIRFRRHHDAIWLEIGKGFLDGSLDKNMTRKKLYEDALTEMESTLRKVTKERRGRSFNRHVFIDTLLQGSLSDQQILEDTMIFSLAGCIVTANLCTWAVYFLTTSEDVQQNLYKEMDRVLGKGPITHEKIEQLRYCRQVLCETVRTAKLTPIAAQLQELEGRVDQHTVPKETLVLYALGVMLQDSSSWPSPYKFDPERFNEESAMQNLSLLGFSGSQECPELRFAYMVATVLLSVLVRKLYLHPVKGQVMETNYELVTSPKEEAWITVSKRS